In one window of Streptomyces sp. FXJ1.172 DNA:
- a CDS encoding rhodanese-like domain-containing protein, which yields MSAGPKDGPAQVSTEAIGIDALLERVRAGYRRIEAQEAHDAAQSGEALLVDIRYAALRERDGVIPGALVIERNELEWRLDPQGSHRVPEATGHDLRVVVLCNEGYASSLAAASLHQLGLHRATDLVGGFQAWRAAGLPVEPAGS from the coding sequence GTGAGCGCCGGCCCGAAGGACGGGCCCGCGCAGGTCTCGACGGAGGCGATCGGCATCGACGCGTTGCTGGAGCGGGTGCGCGCGGGCTACCGGCGCATCGAGGCACAGGAGGCGCACGATGCGGCGCAGTCGGGCGAGGCGCTGCTGGTCGACATCCGGTACGCGGCACTGCGCGAGCGGGACGGAGTGATCCCGGGCGCCCTCGTCATCGAGCGCAACGAACTGGAATGGCGCCTCGATCCCCAGGGCAGCCACCGCGTCCCCGAAGCCACCGGCCATGACCTGCGCGTCGTGGTGCTCTGTAACGAGGGCTACGCCTCCAGCCTCGCCGCCGCCTCCCTCCACCAACTGGGCCTGCACCGGGCGACGGACCTGGTGGGCGGCTTCCAGGCATGGCGAGCGGCGGGCCTACCGGTGGAGCCGGCGGGGTCCTGA
- the recX gene encoding recombination regulator RecX, translating to MTRRTDWAEYEHATPGAPRGRGAGAHPHSAPDGDDGFTADGYEGHDGRDDHRGTAYEGGAHPGGPGDEPYGGGSPRRGSGSGGDPRGGRGRGRRRRGFGDAPGQDEGTPSSSRAERGESSGDPAERARAICLRLITGTPRTRKQLADALRKREIPEDVTEEVLSRFEEVGLIDDGAFADAWVESRHHGRGLARRALAQELRTKGVDSRLIDEAVSQLDSEQEEATARELVARKLRATRGLDRDKRLRRLAGMLARKGYPEGLALRVVRQALEDEGEDTEFLAEGDF from the coding sequence GTGACGCGACGAACCGACTGGGCCGAGTACGAGCACGCCACCCCCGGCGCCCCACGGGGGAGGGGCGCCGGGGCCCACCCGCACTCCGCCCCGGACGGTGACGACGGATTCACGGCCGACGGTTACGAGGGTCACGACGGGCGCGACGACCACCGCGGAACCGCGTACGAGGGCGGCGCCCACCCGGGCGGCCCGGGCGACGAGCCGTACGGGGGCGGCTCACCGCGCCGTGGTTCCGGCAGCGGCGGCGACCCGCGGGGCGGCCGGGGCCGGGGCCGGCGGCGGCGCGGCTTCGGAGACGCGCCCGGGCAGGACGAAGGCACCCCTTCCTCGTCGAGGGCCGAGCGGGGGGAGTCTTCAGGGGACCCGGCTGAGCGGGCACGGGCGATCTGCCTGCGCCTGATCACCGGGACCCCGCGCACCCGCAAGCAGCTCGCCGACGCCCTGCGCAAGCGCGAGATTCCCGAGGACGTGACCGAGGAGGTGCTGTCGCGATTCGAGGAGGTCGGGCTGATCGACGACGGCGCGTTCGCGGACGCCTGGGTGGAGTCCCGGCACCATGGCCGGGGACTCGCCCGCCGGGCCCTCGCCCAGGAGCTGCGCACCAAGGGGGTCGACTCGAGGCTGATCGACGAGGCGGTCTCCCAGCTCGACTCCGAGCAGGAGGAGGCCACGGCCCGCGAGCTGGTCGCCCGAAAACTGCGCGCCACCCGCGGCCTCGACCGCGACAAGCGGCTGCGCCGCCTCGCCGGCATGCTCGCCCGTAAGGGCTACCCCGAGGGCCTGGCCCTCCGCGTGGTGCGTCAGGCGCTGGAGGACGAGGGCGAGGACACGGAGTTCCTCGCGGAAGGGGACTTCTGA
- the recA gene encoding recombinase RecA — protein sequence MAGTDREKALDAALAQIERQFGKGAVMRMGERSKEPIEVISTGSTALDVALGVGGLPRGRVVEIYGPESSGKTTLTLHAVANAQKAGGQVAFVDAEHALDPEYAKKLGVDIDNLILSQPDNGEQALEIVDMLVRSGALDLIVIDSVAALVPRAEIEGEMGDSHVGLQARLMSQALRKITSALNQSKTTAIFINQLREKIGVMFGSPETTTGGRALKFYASVRIDIRRIETLKDGTEAVGNRTRCKVVKNKVAPPFKQAEFDILYGQGISREGGLIDMGVEHGFVRKAGAWYTYEGDQLGQGKENARNFLKDNPDLANEIEKKIKEKLGVGVRPEEPAAEPGADAAVTTAAGDDAKTAPAPAAAKAAKPKAAAAKS from the coding sequence ATGGCAGGAACCGACCGCGAGAAGGCGCTCGACGCCGCGCTCGCACAGATTGAACGGCAATTCGGCAAGGGCGCGGTCATGCGCATGGGCGAGCGGTCGAAGGAGCCCATCGAGGTCATCTCGACCGGCTCGACCGCGCTCGACGTCGCCCTCGGCGTCGGTGGCCTGCCGCGCGGCCGTGTCGTGGAGATCTACGGACCGGAGTCCTCCGGTAAGACGACCCTGACCCTGCACGCCGTGGCCAACGCCCAGAAGGCCGGCGGCCAGGTCGCGTTCGTGGACGCGGAGCACGCCCTCGACCCCGAGTACGCGAAGAAGCTCGGCGTCGACATCGACAACCTGATCCTCTCCCAGCCCGACAACGGCGAGCAGGCCCTGGAGATCGTGGACATGCTGGTCCGCTCCGGCGCCCTCGACCTCATCGTCATCGACTCCGTCGCCGCGCTCGTCCCGCGCGCGGAGATCGAGGGCGAGATGGGCGACAGCCACGTGGGTCTCCAGGCCCGGCTGATGAGCCAGGCGCTGCGGAAGATCACCAGCGCGCTCAACCAGTCCAAGACCACCGCGATCTTCATCAACCAGCTCCGCGAGAAGATCGGCGTGATGTTCGGCTCCCCGGAGACCACGACCGGTGGCCGGGCGCTGAAGTTCTACGCCTCGGTGCGTATCGACATCCGCCGCATCGAGACCCTGAAGGACGGCACCGAGGCGGTCGGCAACCGCACCCGCTGCAAGGTCGTCAAGAACAAGGTCGCGCCGCCCTTCAAGCAGGCCGAGTTCGACATCCTCTACGGCCAGGGCATCAGCCGCGAGGGCGGTCTGATCGACATGGGCGTGGAGCACGGCTTCGTCCGCAAGGCCGGCGCCTGGTACACGTACGAGGGCGACCAGCTCGGCCAGGGCAAGGAGAACGCGCGCAACTTCCTCAAGGACAACCCCGACCTGGCCAACGAGATCGAGAAGAAGATCAAGGAGAAGCTGGGCGTGGGTGTCCGGCCGGAGGAGCCCGCCGCCGAGCCCGGCGCGGACGCGGCGGTCACCACCGCGGCCGGCGACGACGCCAAGACGGCGCCCGCCCCGGCAGCCGCCAAGGCCGCCAAGCCCAAGGCCGCCGCAGCCAAGAGCTGA
- a CDS encoding DUF3046 domain-containing protein, whose product MRLTVFWQRMAEHFGPGYADTFARDHVMAELGGRTVNEALDAGWAAKDVWRVVCTVMDVPGERR is encoded by the coding sequence ATGCGGTTGACGGTCTTCTGGCAGCGGATGGCGGAACACTTCGGTCCGGGGTACGCCGACACCTTCGCGCGCGATCACGTCATGGCGGAGCTGGGCGGACGCACGGTGAACGAGGCGTTGGACGCCGGCTGGGCGGCGAAGGACGTGTGGCGCGTGGTCTGCACGGTCATGGACGTGCCGGGTGAGCGCCGCTGA